In Paenibacillus sp. G2S3, a single window of DNA contains:
- a CDS encoding DivIVA domain-containing protein yields MPLTPLDIHNKEFSRRLRGYDEDEVNEFLDQVIKDYESVIRENKELQNQLLSIQERLDHFVNIEESLSKTILVAQEAADDVKNNSKKESQLIIKEAEKNADRIINEALSKSRKVAIETEELRKQASIYRTRFRTLVEAQLELLSQDDWNALESREASESVTFKDDVLHRI; encoded by the coding sequence ATGCCATTAACACCGCTCGATATACATAACAAGGAGTTCTCTCGGAGACTTCGCGGTTATGATGAGGACGAGGTCAACGAATTTCTGGATCAAGTAATTAAGGATTACGAAAGTGTCATCCGTGAGAACAAAGAGCTGCAGAATCAGCTGTTGTCTATTCAAGAGCGCTTGGATCATTTTGTGAATATTGAAGAGAGTTTATCGAAGACGATCTTAGTCGCTCAGGAAGCAGCGGATGATGTGAAGAACAACTCCAAGAAGGAATCGCAGCTCATTATCAAGGAAGCGGAAAAGAACGCGGATCGGATTATTAACGAAGCGTTATCCAAATCCCGTAAGGTTGCTATTGAGACTGAAGAATTGCGTAAGCAAGCTTCGATCTATCGCACTCGTTTCCGCACATTGGTGGAAGCACAGCTCGAGCTGTTGTCACAGGATGACTGGAATGCCTTGGAGAGTCGTGAGGCAAGCGAGAGCGTAACTTTTAAGGATGATGTTCTACATCGTATCTAA
- a CDS encoding YlmH/Sll1252 family protein produces the protein MKTEVYGHFHPDERQFVDKAWEWVTHAGEYHETKLTEFLDPRQGFILQSLVNRHPDVIVRWEGGHPEAERKRALIAPDYRDLDHEDMELSVLAITSGEQKFLALEHGDYMGSILGLGVKRGKIGDIHVLDDGCHVVVAADIADYLAMNLTGVHRIQVSTEVLPLSALRNSEVKLEMMDLTVASLRLDGIAADVTRLSRSKILAPIKAGRVRVNWKVEEDPSCGLKDGDMVSIQGFGRFKVLEVGSLTKKGRYRVQVGKFV, from the coding sequence ATGAAGACAGAAGTTTACGGGCATTTTCATCCCGATGAAAGACAATTTGTGGACAAGGCTTGGGAATGGGTTACCCATGCTGGAGAATATCATGAGACGAAACTGACCGAATTTCTAGATCCGCGCCAAGGATTTATTCTGCAAAGTCTGGTTAACCGCCATCCGGACGTTATTGTCAGATGGGAAGGCGGCCACCCTGAGGCAGAGCGGAAGCGAGCACTCATTGCACCTGATTATCGTGATCTGGATCATGAGGACATGGAGCTGAGCGTTCTTGCGATAACCTCTGGTGAGCAAAAGTTTTTGGCGCTAGAGCATGGGGACTACATGGGCTCTATACTGGGTCTTGGAGTAAAACGTGGAAAAATCGGTGATATTCATGTTCTGGACGATGGTTGTCATGTGGTAGTAGCTGCAGATATTGCAGATTATTTAGCCATGAATTTAACTGGAGTACACCGAATACAGGTGAGCACGGAGGTATTGCCACTTTCTGCCTTGCGTAATAGTGAGGTGAAGCTGGAAATGATGGATTTGACTGTAGCGTCCCTACGATTGGATGGCATTGCCGCAGATGTAACACGGCTGAGCCGAAGCAAAATTCTTGCTCCCATCAAGGCTGGGCGCGTTCGGGTAAATTGGAAAGTGGAAGAAGACCCTTCCTGCGGACTTAAAGATGGTGACATGGTATCTATTCAAGGATTTGGTCGATTCAAGGTTCTAGAGGTTGGTAGTTTGACGAAAAAGGGCCGATACCGTGTTCAGGTTGGTAAATTTGTGTGA
- a CDS encoding YggT family protein, which produces MLFNIYLFMIIFYVLMSWLPNVRESFIGELLSKLVEPYLTPFRRFIPPLFGTLDISPIIALFVLEFAAGGLKSILHLIF; this is translated from the coding sequence ATGCTATTTAATATTTATCTTTTCATGATTATTTTCTACGTACTGATGTCGTGGTTACCAAACGTTCGTGAGAGCTTTATCGGAGAACTGCTAAGTAAGCTTGTTGAGCCTTATTTGACACCATTTCGTCGGTTTATTCCGCCACTATTTGGTACGCTTGATATTTCCCCGATCATTGCACTATTCGTCCTGGAATTTGCGGCAGGTGGACTCAAATCCATTTTGCACTTAATTTTTTAG
- the sepF gene encoding cell division protein SepF, whose protein sequence is MSVMNRFMSFLGLQEEEEVVEREQIHEEDEYEPAPVETRKNQRGNVVSIHSQKNVKVVLYEPRSYDEAQEIADHLRSHRTVVINLQRVRNDQAMRIIDFLSGTVYALGGGISKIGGNIFMCTPDTVEIQGAITEILGDDPDYNRMR, encoded by the coding sequence ATGAGCGTTATGAACCGATTTATGAGTTTTTTGGGCTTGCAGGAGGAAGAAGAAGTTGTGGAGCGGGAGCAAATCCACGAAGAGGATGAGTATGAGCCAGCCCCTGTCGAAACCCGCAAAAATCAAAGGGGCAACGTTGTCAGTATCCATTCGCAGAAGAATGTAAAAGTTGTACTTTATGAGCCACGTTCGTACGATGAGGCTCAGGAAATTGCGGACCATCTCCGTTCTCACCGGACGGTAGTGATCAATCTTCAGCGTGTCCGTAATGATCAGGCAATGAGAATTATTGATTTTTTAAGTGGAACCGTTTATGCCCTTGGGGGAGGAATCTCTAAAATTGGGGGCAATATATTTATGTGCACGCCAGATACCGTTGAAATTCAAGGTGCCATTACGGAAATCCTAGGTGACGATCCAGACTATAACAGAATGAGGTGA
- a CDS encoding YggS family pyridoxal phosphate-dependent enzyme produces the protein MALTLQERIAEVEERVARACAASGRERNDVKVIAVTKYVSLEMVSSVLEAGLEHIAESRWQDAEHKWKVLGDQGTWHFIGHLQTNKVKDVIGKFQYIHSLDRISLAQELHKKAIAADQEVNVFLQVNISGEDTKFGLSPEAVPGFLREIASLDRVKVIGLMTMAPLEGDPELTRPVFRGLRELRDELNQLALTPEPITELSMGMSNDFEVAIQEGATWVRLGTVLVGH, from the coding sequence TTGGCTTTAACACTGCAGGAGAGAATTGCTGAGGTAGAGGAACGTGTAGCACGTGCCTGCGCGGCAAGCGGCCGGGAACGAAATGACGTCAAGGTAATTGCAGTGACGAAATATGTTTCTCTGGAAATGGTGTCCTCCGTATTGGAGGCAGGCCTAGAGCATATTGCCGAGAGTCGCTGGCAGGATGCTGAGCACAAATGGAAGGTTTTAGGGGACCAAGGGACATGGCACTTTATCGGGCATTTGCAGACCAATAAGGTTAAAGACGTTATTGGCAAGTTTCAATATATACATTCTTTGGACCGGATATCCCTGGCACAAGAATTACACAAAAAGGCGATTGCCGCAGATCAAGAAGTGAATGTCTTTCTTCAAGTAAACATTTCTGGAGAAGATACGAAATTTGGTCTGTCGCCTGAGGCGGTACCTGGATTTTTACGTGAAATTGCTAGTCTCGACCGTGTAAAAGTAATTGGACTAATGACGATGGCGCCTTTAGAAGGTGATCCGGAGCTTACCCGCCCTGTATTTCGCGGACTTCGTGAGCTGCGCGATGAGCTCAATCAACTTGCTTTGACACCTGAGCCGATTACGGAGCTTTCAATGGGAATGTCGAATGATTTTGAGGTGGCGATACAAGAAGGAGCTACCTGGGTACGCCTGGGTACGGTGTTAGTAGGCCATTAG
- the pgeF gene encoding peptidoglycan editing factor PgeF, translating into MEPFVQGKETLMLLHLEPWREEHKEITAGFTGRQGGASKKPYDSLNCAFHVGDAPEDVLTNRRGLAEALDFKLEAWTCGEQTHGAEIAVVREADRGRGQKDRTSAFQTTDGLLTDVPGVLLTSFYADCVPLYFYDPVHQVVGLAHAGWKGTVAQIAAAMVSKMETIYGSHPQDIIAAIGPSIGDCCYEVDDYVMKHVRQLEGDLSKSTETAGTVELYRTSDTDENKYMLNLKEMNRRIMIKAGILPTHIECTSWCTSCNQELFFSYRKENGVTGRMTSWIGIKES; encoded by the coding sequence AGCAGGTTTTACGGGTAGACAGGGAGGGGCTAGCAAAAAGCCTTATGACAGCCTGAATTGTGCATTTCATGTTGGGGATGCTCCGGAAGATGTCTTAACGAATCGTAGGGGGCTTGCGGAAGCTCTTGATTTCAAGCTGGAAGCTTGGACCTGTGGAGAACAAACCCATGGAGCAGAAATAGCAGTGGTAAGGGAAGCTGATCGTGGTCGGGGTCAAAAGGATAGAACCTCGGCATTTCAGACAACCGATGGTTTGCTTACGGATGTACCGGGAGTTTTGCTGACTTCTTTTTATGCAGATTGCGTGCCTCTTTACTTTTATGATCCAGTGCACCAAGTCGTCGGTCTTGCGCATGCTGGTTGGAAGGGAACTGTGGCCCAGATTGCAGCAGCTATGGTGAGTAAAATGGAGACCATTTACGGCAGCCACCCGCAGGACATTATTGCAGCGATCGGACCCTCCATTGGTGACTGCTGTTATGAAGTGGACGATTATGTGATGAAGCATGTCCGCCAATTGGAAGGTGATCTGAGTAAGTCAACAGAAACAGCCGGTACTGTGGAGCTGTACAGAACATCTGACACAGATGAGAACAAATACATGCTAAACTTGAAAGAAATGAATCGACGCATTATGATTAAAGCAGGAATATTGCCGACTCATATCGAATGTACATCTTGGTGTACAAGCTGTAATCAAGAATTGTTCTTTTCTTATCGTAAAGAAAATGGGGTTACAGGCAGGATGACGAGCTGGATCGGAATAAAGGAGAGTTGA